One Herbaspirillum rubrisubalbicans genomic window carries:
- the rpoH gene encoding RNA polymerase sigma factor RpoH, with amino-acid sequence MKTASAHTALMPAESNALALGFSGSLGNIDAYISAVNRLPMLTQEEEVKLARDLREKNDLGAAQKMVLSHLRLVVSIARGYLGYGLPHADLIQEGNIGLMKAVKRFDPAQNVRLVSYAMHWIKAEIHEYILKNWRLVKVATTKAQRKLFFNLRSHKEGLDAMTPAQVEALAKTLDVKREEVIEMETRLSGRDIALESPTDDDDDKFAPIAYLSSDNSEPTRVIEAKQYDRLQSEGLEAALSKLDDRSRRIVEARWLANDDGSGATLHELADEFGVSAERIRQIEAVALKKMKTALQAYS; translated from the coding sequence ATGAAAACTGCGTCTGCACACACTGCACTCATGCCTGCCGAGTCCAATGCACTCGCGCTGGGTTTTTCCGGCAGCCTGGGAAATATCGACGCGTATATCTCGGCAGTGAACCGCCTGCCCATGCTGACCCAGGAAGAAGAGGTCAAGCTGGCGCGCGACCTGCGCGAAAAGAATGACCTGGGCGCCGCCCAGAAGATGGTGTTGTCGCACCTGCGCCTGGTGGTGTCGATCGCCCGTGGCTACCTGGGCTATGGCCTGCCGCACGCCGACCTGATCCAGGAAGGCAATATCGGCCTGATGAAGGCGGTCAAACGCTTCGACCCGGCCCAGAACGTGCGCCTGGTGTCCTATGCCATGCACTGGATCAAGGCCGAGATCCACGAGTACATCCTGAAGAACTGGCGCCTGGTCAAGGTGGCTACCACCAAGGCCCAGCGCAAGCTGTTCTTCAACCTGCGCAGCCACAAGGAAGGCCTGGACGCGATGACGCCGGCCCAGGTCGAGGCCCTGGCCAAGACCCTGGACGTCAAGCGCGAAGAAGTGATCGAGATGGAAACCCGTCTGTCCGGTCGCGACATCGCCCTGGAATCGCCCACCGATGACGATGATGACAAGTTCGCGCCGATCGCTTATCTGTCCTCTGACAACTCGGAGCCGACCCGCGTGATCGAGGCCAAGCAGTACGACCGCCTGCAATCCGAAGGCCTGGAAGCCGCCCTGTCCAAGCTGGACGACCGCTCGCGCCGTATCGTCGAAGCCCGCTGGCTGGCCAATGACGATGGCTCGGGTGCGACCCTGCATGAGCTGGCCGACGAATTCGGCGTCTCGGCCGAACGTATCCGCCAGATCGAGGCAGTGGCGCTGAAGAAGATGAAGACTGCGTTGCAGGCTTATTCCTGA
- the cyoE gene encoding heme o synthase — MTTLTAQPNRIAQYWALTKPRVTQLAVFCAVIGMFLSTPELPDWHKVIFGTLGIWLLAGAAFAINCLVEREIDSRMARTARRPMARGEITVGQTLVFSGVLGGLGMWVLYNLVNPLTMWLTFATFVGYAIIYTIILKPATSQNIVIGGLAGAMPPALGWAAMANDVPMQAWVLVMIIFIWTPPHFWALAMYRRDDYAKSGLPMLPITHGMEVTKLHILMYTIALLAVSMLPFAIGMSGLIYLGAAVLLGAIFFWYSWQIYRHYTDLIARKAFAYSIIYLSILFAVLLVDHYFLFRSF; from the coding sequence ATGACCACATTGACCGCCCAACCCAACCGCATCGCCCAGTACTGGGCACTGACCAAGCCGCGTGTGACGCAGCTGGCGGTGTTCTGTGCCGTGATCGGCATGTTCCTCTCCACGCCTGAGCTGCCCGACTGGCACAAGGTCATCTTCGGCACGCTGGGCATCTGGCTCCTGGCCGGTGCCGCCTTCGCCATCAATTGCCTGGTCGAGCGCGAAATCGATTCGCGCATGGCCCGCACCGCGCGCCGTCCGATGGCGCGCGGCGAAATCACGGTGGGCCAGACCCTGGTGTTCTCGGGTGTGCTGGGCGGCCTGGGCATGTGGGTGCTGTACAACCTGGTCAATCCGCTGACGATGTGGCTGACCTTCGCCACCTTCGTCGGCTACGCCATCATCTACACCATCATCCTGAAACCGGCCACCTCGCAGAACATCGTCATCGGTGGCCTGGCCGGCGCCATGCCGCCCGCGCTGGGCTGGGCTGCGATGGCCAATGACGTGCCGATGCAGGCCTGGGTGCTGGTGATGATCATCTTCATCTGGACCCCGCCGCACTTCTGGGCGCTGGCCATGTACCGCCGCGACGACTACGCCAAGTCGGGCCTGCCCATGCTGCCCATCACGCATGGCATGGAGGTGACCAAGCTGCACATCCTGATGTACACCATTGCGCTCTTGGCGGTGAGCATGTTGCCCTTTGCCATCGGCATGAGCGGCCTGATCTACCTGGGCGCGGCCGTCTTGCTGGGCGCGATCTTCTTCTGGTATTCGTGGCAGATCTATCGTCACTACACCGACCTGATCGCGCGCAAGGCCTTTGCCTATTCCATCATCTACCTGTCGATCCTGTTCGCGGTGCTGCTGGTGGACCACTATTTCCTGTTCCGCAGTTTCTGA
- a CDS encoding cell division ATP-binding protein FtsE: MIEFTRVSKQYAREVYALRDITLSVKKGELIFLAGPSGAGKSTLLKMIAAIERPTSGKLTVSGTDIVGLKASGLPYLRRNLGLIFQQQKLLLDRNLLANVMLPLIVTGSSRPDAEKRARAALDKVDLLGKAMCEPLELSGGEQQRVAIARAIVNRPQIILADEPTANLDRANANKVLAALKSFHGVGVTCLISTHDEQFLTGADRIIYLDRGRIVDGWHNGVANPVEVSP; the protein is encoded by the coding sequence ATGATTGAATTTACCCGGGTTTCCAAGCAATACGCGCGCGAGGTCTATGCCCTGCGCGACATCACGTTGTCGGTGAAGAAGGGCGAATTGATCTTTCTGGCCGGCCCTTCCGGCGCCGGCAAATCGACGCTGCTGAAGATGATCGCGGCCATCGAGCGCCCCACCTCGGGCAAGCTCACCGTCAGCGGCACCGACATCGTCGGGCTCAAGGCGTCCGGCCTGCCGTATCTGCGGCGCAACCTGGGACTGATCTTCCAGCAGCAGAAACTCTTGCTGGACCGCAACCTGCTGGCCAACGTGATGCTGCCGCTGATCGTGACCGGCTCCTCCCGCCCGGATGCCGAAAAGCGCGCCCGCGCCGCGCTGGACAAGGTCGACCTGCTGGGCAAGGCCATGTGCGAGCCGCTGGAACTCTCCGGTGGCGAACAGCAGCGCGTGGCCATCGCGCGCGCCATCGTCAACCGGCCGCAGATCATCCTGGCCGACGAACCCACCGCCAACCTGGACCGGGCCAATGCCAACAAGGTGCTGGCGGCGCTGAAATCCTTCCACGGCGTGGGCGTGACCTGCCTGATCTCGACCCACGACGAACAATTCCTCACCGGTGCCGACCGCATCATCTACCTGGACCGGGGCCGCATCGTCGATGGCTGGCACAACGGCGTAGCCAATCCCGTGGAGGTATCGCCATGA
- the ftsX gene encoding permease-like cell division protein FtsX encodes MNWLRQHCAAIADALRHLLRSPGNFVLNVLVVSIALALPFAGLSALENVRPISDQMSVEPEISIFMKPDASREAAQAVGKTISQVLKDSKTNGKVEFIPREKAFDALKSKTGLADVLNTLGSNPLPDSYVVRLPGFENAMNAGRVDDIAQQLKKEAGVDTVQIDSEWVKRLAALLRILRLVLLFLGITLGAVVVAVVFNTIRLQVMTQRDEIEVSRLFGATNSFIYRPFYYTGALLGLCAGLVALGLVVAAQQPLNEAILDFAHLYASEFQLALPSPMAIGLLLAVSGLLGLFGAMLSVRRQLARKA; translated from the coding sequence ATGAACTGGCTGCGACAGCATTGCGCCGCGATTGCGGACGCCCTGCGCCACCTGCTGCGCTCACCGGGCAATTTCGTCTTGAACGTGCTGGTGGTGTCGATTGCGCTGGCACTGCCCTTTGCCGGCCTGTCGGCGCTGGAAAACGTGCGGCCGATCTCGGACCAGATGTCGGTAGAGCCCGAGATCAGCATCTTCATGAAGCCCGACGCCAGCCGCGAGGCGGCCCAGGCGGTGGGCAAGACCATCAGCCAGGTGTTGAAGGACAGCAAGACCAATGGCAAGGTCGAGTTCATCCCGCGCGAGAAGGCCTTCGACGCCTTGAAGAGCAAGACCGGCCTAGCCGACGTGCTCAACACGCTGGGCAGCAACCCGCTGCCGGACAGCTACGTGGTGCGCCTGCCGGGCTTTGAGAACGCCATGAACGCCGGCCGGGTGGATGACATCGCCCAGCAACTGAAGAAGGAAGCGGGCGTGGATACGGTGCAGATCGATTCCGAGTGGGTCAAGCGGCTGGCGGCATTGCTGCGCATCCTGCGGCTGGTGCTGCTGTTCCTGGGGATCACGCTGGGGGCGGTGGTGGTGGCGGTGGTGTTCAACACCATACGCCTGCAGGTGATGACGCAGCGCGATGAAATCGAGGTCTCGCGCCTGTTCGGTGCGACCAATTCCTTCATCTATCGGCCCTTCTATTACACCGGTGCGTTGCTGGGACTGTGTGCCGGGCTGGTGGCGCTGGGGCTGGTGGTGGCGGCGCAACAACCGCTGAACGAAGCCATTCTGGATTTTGCCCACTTATATGCATCGGAATTCCAGCTGGCCCTGCCCAGCCCCATGGCCATCGGCCTGCTGCTGGCAGTGAGCGGCTTGCTGGGCTTGTTCGGGGCGATGCTGTCGGTGCGCAGGCAGTTGGCGCGCAAGGCTTGA
- a CDS encoding SCO family protein gives MKRFLSALLLAACATLLAACGQSKPELKFNNTDVTGLDYAKDFALTDHNGQPRTLADFKGKVVVMFFGYTQCPDVCPTTMVEMSNVMKELGPDADRVQVLFVTVDPERDTQQVLAQYVPAFDKRFLGLRGDLQQTEKVAKEFKVFYQKVPGKQPGSYAMDHTAGSYVFDPQGHIRLFVKHGQGPQTLAHDIKLLLS, from the coding sequence ATGAAAAGATTTCTCTCGGCGCTGTTGCTGGCCGCTTGCGCAACGCTGCTGGCGGCCTGCGGCCAGTCCAAGCCTGAACTGAAGTTCAACAACACCGACGTCACCGGCCTGGATTATGCCAAGGACTTCGCCCTGACCGACCACAACGGACAGCCGCGCACCCTGGCCGATTTCAAGGGCAAGGTGGTGGTGATGTTCTTCGGCTATACGCAATGCCCGGACGTGTGCCCCACCACCATGGTGGAGATGTCCAACGTCATGAAGGAACTGGGCCCGGATGCCGATCGGGTGCAGGTCCTGTTCGTCACTGTGGATCCCGAACGCGATACCCAGCAGGTGCTGGCGCAATACGTGCCGGCCTTCGACAAGCGCTTCCTGGGCCTGCGCGGCGATCTGCAGCAGACCGAGAAAGTGGCCAAGGAATTCAAGGTGTTCTACCAGAAGGTGCCGGGCAAGCAGCCGGGCAGCTATGCCATGGACCACACTGCGGGCAGCTATGTGTTCGATCCGCAAGGGCATATTCGTCTCTTCGTCAAGCATGGCCAGGGGCCGCAGACGCTGGCGCATGACATCAAGCTGTTGCTGTCTTGA
- a CDS encoding COX15/CtaA family protein, whose translation MNATTLIQLGLTGLVVALIPLALVWRAQGVANKYRKLVWVTLFFTFDLIMFGAFTRLTDSGLGCPDWPGCYSHANPLLAHEHINAAEEAMPFGPVTWAKAWIEMIHRYFAMAVGFLIIVLMVVAWRRWLKSGKTELQFRPWFPTALLGFVCLQGAFGAWTVTMKLQPIIVTTHLLLALTLLAMLVWLAARQETHVPVSAAGRALIVPATCGAALLALQIALGGWVSTNYAALACSDFPLCNGKLVPDMDFQHGFTLWRHLGMTASGDYLPVEALTAIHWVHRSFAFVVILYVVWLAQRALHDEGLRKTARWLLTVLGLQLCTGLATIYLNWPLAIAVLHNGGAALLVILMVMLNYKVRYAPSSLATAAPPVHARPVTP comes from the coding sequence ATGAATGCAACGACGCTGATACAACTGGGCCTGACCGGGCTCGTGGTGGCCCTCATTCCGCTGGCGCTGGTGTGGCGAGCCCAGGGCGTGGCCAACAAATACCGCAAGCTGGTGTGGGTGACGCTGTTCTTTACCTTCGACCTGATCATGTTCGGCGCCTTCACGCGCCTGACCGACTCGGGCCTGGGTTGTCCTGACTGGCCGGGTTGCTACAGTCATGCCAATCCGCTCCTGGCGCATGAGCACATCAATGCCGCCGAAGAGGCCATGCCCTTTGGCCCCGTGACCTGGGCCAAGGCGTGGATCGAGATGATCCACCGCTATTTCGCCATGGCCGTGGGTTTCCTCATCATCGTGCTGATGGTGGTGGCGTGGCGGCGCTGGCTCAAGTCGGGCAAGACCGAACTGCAGTTCCGCCCCTGGTTCCCGACGGCGCTGCTGGGCTTTGTCTGCCTGCAGGGCGCCTTCGGTGCCTGGACCGTGACCATGAAGCTGCAACCCATCATCGTCACCACCCACCTGCTGCTGGCCTTGACGCTGCTGGCCATGCTGGTGTGGCTGGCGGCGCGGCAGGAGACGCATGTGCCGGTCTCGGCGGCGGGCCGCGCCCTGATCGTGCCGGCCACCTGCGGTGCGGCGCTGCTGGCCTTGCAGATCGCGCTGGGCGGCTGGGTCAGCACCAATTACGCGGCGCTGGCCTGTTCCGACTTCCCGCTGTGCAATGGCAAGCTGGTGCCGGACATGGATTTCCAACACGGCTTCACGCTTTGGCGTCATCTCGGCATGACCGCCTCCGGCGACTACCTGCCGGTCGAAGCGCTGACCGCGATCCACTGGGTGCATCGCAGTTTTGCCTTTGTCGTCATCTTGTATGTTGTATGGCTGGCACAGCGCGCCTTGCATGATGAAGGCTTGCGCAAGACTGCCCGCTGGCTGTTGACGGTGCTGGGTTTGCAGCTCTGTACTGGGCTGGCGACCATCTATCTGAACTGGCCGTTGGCCATCGCCGTGCTGCATAACGGCGGTGCGGCGCTGCTGGTGATCCTGATGGTCATGTTAAACTACAAGGTCCGTTACGCACCCTCCAGCCTGGCCACCGCTGCTCCACCAGTGCACGCCCGGCCCGTCACGCCATGA
- a CDS encoding Abi family protein produces MLKHITAPRLSTLQRFFMTTSQRDALGCYAWNQAIGAGMLPILGDFEVALRNALHRALSQYFGAVDSFGWMMPRPNPAHAINPAAPALLPPIHKLTPKSRDDVVSAMEKVKAKKPMAYMVSPDDVVAALPFGFWEVLIGGLAHHSQPRGLQSAILASVFPHAPDIAAIPYGSQVFKKRVVDLLKRIRDVRNRIGHHDALWSTPEFNHFGVLGHIPRRPRHTINSLRRFVDNISWFGGWIDPAITTYLHNSDHWWSLQVLLDRRALAIYRHSGGVAGTYRSILDAAELPVTRLTLRRKPWSRQPERACRDRYFY; encoded by the coding sequence ATGCTGAAACACATCACGGCGCCCCGACTATCGACCCTGCAGCGCTTCTTCATGACGACGTCGCAGCGCGATGCGCTGGGGTGTTATGCCTGGAATCAAGCCATCGGTGCCGGGATGCTGCCAATTCTTGGTGATTTCGAAGTAGCACTGCGCAATGCCTTGCATCGGGCGCTGTCGCAATATTTCGGAGCGGTGGACTCGTTCGGCTGGATGATGCCCAGGCCCAATCCCGCTCATGCCATCAACCCGGCTGCGCCGGCGTTGTTGCCGCCCATTCACAAGTTGACGCCCAAGTCCCGGGATGACGTGGTGTCAGCCATGGAAAAAGTCAAAGCCAAGAAACCGATGGCTTACATGGTCAGCCCGGATGATGTGGTGGCAGCATTGCCATTCGGATTCTGGGAGGTCTTGATCGGCGGCCTTGCTCATCACTCCCAGCCCAGGGGATTGCAGAGCGCTATCCTTGCCTCGGTCTTTCCTCATGCGCCCGATATTGCCGCTATTCCCTACGGCAGCCAGGTCTTCAAGAAGCGGGTGGTCGATCTGCTCAAGAGAATCCGGGACGTTCGTAATCGTATCGGTCACCATGATGCATTGTGGAGCACGCCGGAGTTCAACCATTTCGGTGTCCTTGGCCATATCCCGCGCCGACCTCGGCATACCATCAACAGCCTGCGTCGCTTTGTGGACAACATATCCTGGTTCGGGGGCTGGATCGACCCGGCTATCACGACTTACCTGCACAACAGCGATCACTGGTGGTCCTTGCAGGTGCTGCTGGACCGGCGAGCGCTGGCGATCTACCGCCACTCAGGTGGCGTGGCTGGCACCTACCGTTCTATCCTTGATGCCGCCGAGCTTCCTGTGACGCGCTTGACATTACGCCGCAAACCGTGGAGCCGGCAGCCAGAGCGCGCGTGCAGGGATCGCTATTTCTATTGA